A genomic window from Streptomyces brevispora includes:
- a CDS encoding SDR family NAD(P)-dependent oxidoreductase: protein MTAQNLDFGGRVAIVTGAGQGMGRAHAKMLASRGARVVVNDLNADNAASVVAEIIADGGTAVVDINNVVTGAEAIVQTAIDAYGQLDVVVNNAGINAFGTFWEMDRDTWWRVFDVTVKGVVEVSRAAMPHLIASGTGRLINISSNGLMGVPLDSAYSAAKAAVWGLSIGLAAEAREVGVQVTTLMPVAWTPMTQDAFPNPVVQEAMKENVPPEAVSAFVTYLAHQDSTTYADTFEIAGVAAGRVAIAGMERVDAAAATPEAWVEQAEALTKDGEMRVFHNASESFRDQMVHLAPELDSVLPEDAANVERV, encoded by the coding sequence ATGACTGCACAGAACCTCGACTTCGGCGGCCGCGTCGCGATCGTCACCGGCGCAGGCCAGGGCATGGGTCGCGCGCACGCCAAGATGCTCGCCTCGCGCGGCGCGCGCGTCGTCGTGAATGACCTCAACGCGGACAACGCCGCCTCGGTCGTTGCCGAGATCATCGCTGACGGCGGTACCGCCGTGGTCGACATCAACAACGTCGTCACCGGCGCGGAGGCCATCGTGCAGACCGCGATCGACGCGTACGGCCAGCTCGACGTCGTCGTGAACAACGCCGGCATCAACGCGTTCGGCACGTTCTGGGAGATGGACCGCGACACGTGGTGGCGCGTCTTCGACGTCACGGTCAAGGGCGTTGTCGAGGTGTCACGCGCCGCGATGCCGCACCTCATCGCCTCGGGCACGGGTCGCCTGATCAACATCTCCTCGAACGGCCTCATGGGTGTGCCGCTCGACTCGGCCTACTCCGCCGCCAAGGCCGCGGTGTGGGGCCTGAGCATCGGTCTCGCGGCCGAGGCGCGCGAGGTCGGCGTGCAGGTCACGACGCTCATGCCCGTGGCCTGGACGCCGATGACGCAGGACGCGTTCCCGAACCCCGTCGTGCAGGAGGCCATGAAGGAGAACGTCCCGCCGGAGGCAGTGTCGGCCTTCGTGACCTACCTCGCCCACCAGGACTCCACGACGTACGCCGACACGTTCGAGATCGCGGGTGTCGCGGCGGGCCGTGTGGCCATCGCGGGCATGGAGCGCGTCGATGCTGCGGCGGCCACGCCCGAGGCGTGGGTCGAGCAGGCCGAGGCCCTGACGAAGGACGGCGAGATGCGCGTGTTCCACAACGCGAGCGAGTCGTTCCGCGACCAGATGGTGCACCTCGCTCCCGAGCTGGACTCGGTACTGCCCGAGGACGCCGCGAACGTGGAAAGGGTGTGA
- a CDS encoding SDR family NAD(P)-dependent oxidoreductase produces the protein MTSSMSDKAGLVTGAGSGIGQAAAIALARAGASVMVSDIDETAGTETVAKIEEEGGTAAFLRCDVSDEAQVEALVDATVSAFGKLDFAFNNAGTNGVFAPIGDMDSAVWDRVMKVSLYSVFYCLKHEVRAMEENGGGSIVNTASGAGLIGIAYNAPYTAAKFGVVGMTRNVAMDYAPKGIRVNALAPGSTATPMMMNAFEQNPGDEFRNSILAGIPMGVLAEPEDQADAVVWLCSDHARMVTGVTLPVDGGYLAGK, from the coding sequence GTGACGAGCTCGATGAGTGACAAGGCCGGCCTGGTGACCGGCGCAGGGTCTGGCATCGGGCAGGCGGCCGCGATCGCCCTGGCCCGGGCCGGAGCCTCTGTGATGGTCTCGGACATCGACGAGACGGCCGGTACCGAGACGGTCGCGAAGATCGAGGAGGAGGGCGGCACCGCGGCGTTCCTGCGCTGCGACGTCAGCGACGAGGCGCAGGTCGAGGCGCTCGTCGACGCGACGGTGTCCGCCTTCGGGAAGCTGGACTTCGCCTTCAACAACGCGGGCACCAACGGGGTCTTCGCGCCGATCGGCGACATGGACAGCGCGGTCTGGGACCGCGTGATGAAGGTCAGCCTCTACAGCGTCTTCTACTGCCTGAAGCACGAGGTGCGCGCGATGGAGGAGAACGGGGGCGGGTCGATCGTCAACACCGCCTCCGGCGCCGGGTTGATCGGCATCGCCTACAACGCGCCCTACACCGCAGCCAAGTTCGGCGTGGTCGGCATGACCCGGAACGTCGCCATGGACTACGCGCCCAAGGGCATCCGGGTCAACGCACTCGCCCCCGGCTCCACGGCCACCCCGATGATGATGAACGCCTTCGAGCAGAACCCCGGCGATGAGTTCAGGAACAGCATCCTGGCGGGCATCCCGATGGGAGTGCTGGCCGAGCCGGAGGACCAGGCGGACGCCGTCGTGTGGCTCTGCTCCGACCATGCGCGGATGGTCACGGGCGTGACGCTGCCGGTCGACGGCGGCTACCTCGCGGGCAAGTAG
- a CDS encoding isocitrate lyase/PEP mutase family protein, whose amino-acid sequence MSLSSPGKALRGVFESEKTELLPLGSVPIHAQMAQHAGFGAFQLSGGVSAWWQGISDVGWLTMTEVVDLARRTARAADIPIYCDGDTGYGAPLNVQRTVLEFIDAGVAGIHIEDQREPKKSGGVAGVELVSDVEAIGRLNAACDARDKLDEDFVIVARTDGYGAAGGGLEEAIRRAQLYKAETGADVIFYEGFHTWEQAEIALKETPGPAYVVGVPMIGTRTVAEMTAMRQAVQSLPVFLPGVREVYHFMVDAIESGEATGFPEYLQKVNGDAGTKYDIGWGAMFGRPSSEEVRRIEEKYLPEDAQRDYESSAHAGETY is encoded by the coding sequence ATGAGCCTGAGCTCTCCTGGCAAGGCGCTGCGTGGGGTCTTCGAGAGCGAGAAGACCGAGCTGCTGCCGCTCGGCTCGGTCCCGATCCACGCCCAGATGGCGCAGCACGCGGGCTTCGGCGCGTTCCAGCTCTCCGGCGGGGTGTCGGCCTGGTGGCAGGGCATCTCCGACGTCGGCTGGCTCACCATGACCGAGGTCGTCGACCTCGCGCGCCGCACGGCGCGCGCTGCCGACATCCCGATCTACTGCGACGGCGACACCGGCTACGGTGCGCCCCTCAACGTGCAGCGCACGGTGCTCGAGTTCATCGACGCCGGTGTCGCGGGCATCCACATCGAGGACCAGCGCGAGCCGAAGAAGTCGGGCGGTGTCGCTGGCGTCGAGCTCGTCTCCGACGTCGAGGCGATCGGTCGACTGAACGCCGCGTGCGACGCGCGTGACAAGCTCGACGAGGACTTCGTCATCGTCGCGCGCACCGACGGGTACGGGGCGGCCGGCGGCGGCCTCGAGGAGGCGATCCGCCGCGCGCAGCTCTACAAGGCCGAGACCGGCGCGGACGTCATCTTCTACGAGGGCTTCCACACGTGGGAGCAGGCCGAGATCGCCCTCAAGGAGACGCCTGGCCCCGCGTACGTCGTCGGCGTCCCGATGATCGGGACCAGGACGGTCGCCGAGATGACGGCGATGAGGCAGGCGGTGCAGTCGCTGCCCGTCTTCCTGCCCGGGGTCCGCGAGGTCTACCACTTCATGGTCGACGCCATCGAGAGCGGCGAGGCGACGGGCTTCCCCGAGTACCTCCAGAAGGTGAACGGCGACGCCGGGACGAAGTACGACATCGGCTGGGGCGCCATGTTCGGCCGCCCCTCCTCCGAGGAGGTGCGTCGCATTGAGGAGAAGTACCTCCCGGAGGACGCGCAGCGCGACTACGAGAGCAGCGCACACGCAGGAGAGACGTACTGA